A region from the Campylobacter subantarcticus LMG 24377 genome encodes:
- the purE gene encoding 5-(carboxyamino)imidazole ribonucleotide mutase, which yields MKFVSILMGSKSDYDIVKEALGVLEKFDVKYEALITSAHRSPQRTQEYIKNAEEKGAKVFIAAAGMAAHLAGAVAAHTTKPVLGIPMPGSNLASMDSLFSTVQMPSGIPVATLAIGKAGAMNAAYLAVQILAIEDESLAQKLLEDRKKQQEKLIQDSNAIEVFL from the coding sequence ATGAAATTTGTTTCTATATTAATGGGAAGTAAAAGCGATTATGATATCGTAAAAGAAGCTTTGGGTGTTTTAGAAAAATTTGATGTAAAATACGAAGCTTTAATTACTTCAGCACACAGAAGCCCTCAAAGAACGCAAGAATATATCAAAAATGCCGAAGAAAAAGGCGCGAAAGTTTTTATTGCAGCAGCAGGGATGGCAGCACATTTGGCTGGAGCTGTGGCAGCTCATACAACAAAACCTGTTTTAGGTATACCTATGCCAGGAAGTAATCTAGCAAGTATGGATTCTTTGTTTTCTACGGTTCAAATGCCAAGTGGAATTCCAGTAGCAACTCTGGCTATAGGTAAAGCAGGTGCAATGAATGCAGCTTATTTGGCGGTTCAAATTTTAGCTATCGAAGATGAGAGTTTAGCTCAAAAACTATTAGAAGATAGAAAAAAACAGCAAGAAAAACTTATTCAAGATTCAAATGCGATTGAAGTTTTTCTTTAA
- a CDS encoding nitrate reductase accessory protein, with the protein MKKIFLILLISIWVFGYELKLPANVNALKLVGSDLLIGLDNAELYWYFTQNKKLQKITQLDKIKNFYEENLSPRIYSIDYLNGAVLILSEGSFGGKRLYIYKDKQLISYDLHSDGVKKALFLDDDTILLALLGSNIELFDLKTKKIAKNFVFSNSSLSDVVLNETKTQLVAGFESGEIILFDVKNWQKIKSYKNAHKDNIYQLDYKNQIITSCSTDRKLAIIKNNQEKSIERDFLIYTCALSKDGAIAAFGDNEKNIIELIDVYNLKTIKQFQNQDFLLEYLIFLNKHEFISAGYENKIIFWSIDESF; encoded by the coding sequence ATGAAAAAAATATTTTTAATCTTGTTGATAAGTATTTGGGTGTTTGGCTATGAACTTAAACTCCCTGCTAATGTAAATGCTTTAAAACTAGTTGGCAGTGATTTGCTTATAGGGCTTGATAATGCAGAGCTGTATTGGTATTTTACGCAAAATAAAAAATTGCAAAAAATCACCCAATTAGACAAGATTAAAAATTTTTATGAAGAAAATCTCAGCCCTAGAATTTACAGTATTGATTACTTAAATGGGGCTGTTTTGATTTTAAGTGAAGGAAGTTTTGGGGGTAAAAGACTTTATATTTACAAAGACAAGCAACTTATAAGCTATGACTTACATAGCGATGGGGTTAAAAAGGCTTTGTTTTTAGATGATGATACTATTTTGTTAGCCTTGTTAGGTTCTAACATAGAGCTTTTTGATCTAAAAACAAAAAAAATAGCAAAGAATTTTGTTTTTTCTAATTCAAGTTTGAGTGATGTGGTTTTAAATGAAACAAAAACACAGCTAGTAGCGGGTTTTGAAAGCGGTGAGATCATTCTTTTTGATGTAAAAAATTGGCAGAAAATAAAAAGCTATAAAAATGCTCACAAGGATAATATCTACCAATTAGATTATAAAAATCAAATTATTACAAGTTGTAGCACTGATAGAAAATTGGCAATCATCAAAAATAATCAAGAAAAAAGCATAGAAAGAGACTTTTTGATTTACACTTGTGCCCTAAGTAAAGATGGTGCTATCGCAGCTTTTGGTGATAATGAAAAAAACATCATAGAGCTTATAGACGTTTATAATTTAAAAACTATAAAACAATTTCAAAATCAAGATTTTCTGCTAGAATATCTGATATTTTTAAATAAGCATGAATTTATCAGTGCGGGTTATGAAAATAAAATTATTTTTTGGAGTATAGATGAATCTTTCTAG
- a CDS encoding MFS transporter: MHHQIVYKKFFWINILVVVALALNLRAPITSIGPMIGHIQEYYQINSTLAGMLTTLPLIAFGLISFFVAYFSQIKALFFALLLIVFGEVLRSYGANIGLFLGVFFIGGGIAIANVLLPSFVKEKFPKNTYKIMGLYGSIIGLSSIAGVALSLPLLKIFDVPQAMFIWVILALMALFFYLPHLKNKRLLRAKRKNVNRFNIFLNKTAWKVTVVMGLQSFLSYSLFAWLSMMISEKGFGIDFGSNVLLLSQIIGMPVAFLLPLVLGRLRNRAKSIVIVTLGFLYVLSFMMIFICYTKAMLFLAAFFLGFASSGVFTISLLFIAIKSSNSAIAAKLSAMSQGVGYLIAAQSPWVVGILHDHFKNFTFGFLMLIVVAIILNIFVFLAYKAPVIK; encoded by the coding sequence ATGCATCATCAAATTGTATATAAAAAATTCTTTTGGATTAATATTTTAGTAGTAGTTGCCTTGGCTTTAAATTTAAGAGCTCCTATAACTTCCATAGGACCTATGATAGGGCATATTCAAGAATATTATCAGATCAATTCTACTTTAGCGGGTATGCTTACTACTTTACCTTTAATAGCTTTTGGTCTTATTTCTTTTTTTGTGGCGTATTTTTCACAGATTAAAGCTTTATTTTTTGCCTTGCTTTTGATTGTTTTTGGTGAAGTGCTTAGAAGTTATGGTGCTAATATAGGTTTGTTTTTGGGTGTGTTTTTTATAGGAGGTGGGATAGCGATTGCAAATGTATTGTTACCTTCTTTTGTGAAAGAAAAATTTCCTAAAAATACTTATAAAATAATGGGCTTATATGGTTCGATTATTGGGTTATCTTCTATCGCAGGTGTGGCATTGTCGCTACCCTTACTTAAAATTTTTGATGTGCCACAAGCTATGTTTATTTGGGTGATTTTGGCGTTGATGGCTTTGTTTTTTTATCTTCCGCATTTAAAAAACAAAAGATTGTTGCGAGCTAAAAGAAAAAATGTAAATCGCTTTAATATCTTTTTAAACAAAACAGCATGGAAAGTAACTGTAGTAATGGGCCTACAAAGCTTTTTATCTTATAGTTTGTTTGCTTGGCTTAGTATGATGATTAGTGAAAAGGGGTTTGGGATTGATTTTGGTTCGAATGTTTTATTACTATCGCAAATCATCGGTATGCCTGTGGCTTTTTTGTTGCCTCTTGTTTTGGGTAGACTTAGAAATCGTGCTAAAAGCATTGTGATTGTGACATTGGGTTTTTTATATGTTTTAAGTTTTATGATGATTTTTATATGCTATACCAAGGCAATGTTGTTTTTAGCAGCATTTTTTTTAGGTTTTGCCTCTAGTGGGGTTTTTACGATTTCTTTATTGTTTATTGCTATTAAAAGTTCCAATTCTGCTATCGCAGCTAAGCTTTCAGCTATGTCGCAAGGAGTAGGATATTTAATCGCTGCTCAATCACCTTGGGTGGTTGGGATATTGCATGATCATTTTAAAAATTTTACCTTTGGTTTTTTAATGTTGATAGTTGTAGCGATAATTTTAAATATTTTTGTGTTTTTAGCATATAAGGCCCCCGTGATCAAATAA
- a CDS encoding invasion antigen D — MNIEDLAKMAISEVNSELDNSKKQSNEFAPMVEELTQEKSINPQEKKIKEEISKVTQELIQELDDLEVKVKEEKQAAAIKIEVLEEKEESIINNEEFFLKNLRERILVLFEGLKNTKDEHVEKRLDITITFLEFLLAKIEDRLKK; from the coding sequence ATGAATATTGAAGATTTAGCAAAAATGGCTATAAGTGAGGTTAATTCAGAACTTGATAATTCGAAAAAACAAAGTAATGAATTTGCTCCTATGGTTGAAGAACTTACGCAAGAAAAAAGTATAAACCCACAAGAAAAAAAGATCAAAGAAGAAATTAGCAAGGTAACACAAGAATTAATTCAAGAATTAGATGATTTAGAAGTAAAAGTTAAAGAAGAAAAGCAAGCTGCGGCGATTAAGATCGAGGTTTTAGAAGAAAAAGAAGAAAGTATTATTAATAATGAAGAATTTTTTTTGAAAAATCTTAGAGAGCGTATTTTGGTTTTGTTTGAAGGTTTAAAAAATACCAAAGATGAGCATGTAGAAAAAAGACTAGATATTACGATTACTTTTTTAGAGTTTTTACTTGCAAAGATTGAAGATAGACTTAAAAAATGA
- the napH gene encoding quinol dehydrogenase ferredoxin subunit NapH: MKYLILRRMVQFSILVLFSFGMFDFVLKGNLSSSVLFSSVPLSDPFAYIQLVLASLQVDLIALSGALIVFLFYAIFAGRAFCAWVCPVNIITDFAYYIRVKLRFNQTKIFNVHKNLRYYVMGFVLIFSFLFSYPVFEEFSYIGIIQRGLIFGGISWLFIALIIFCIDAFFSPRFICSHFCPLGAFWALSSRFSLLKIKYNLQKCTQCYKCLGVCPEKQVLWMIGKENQNVKSGECIRCGKCVDVCEDDALGFSIINLRRENEK, translated from the coding sequence ATGAAGTATCTTATTTTAAGGAGAATGGTGCAGTTTTCTATTTTAGTATTGTTTTCTTTTGGTATGTTTGATTTTGTATTAAAAGGAAATTTAAGCTCTTCGGTACTGTTTTCTTCTGTGCCACTAAGTGATCCTTTTGCTTATATTCAACTTGTTTTGGCAAGTTTACAAGTGGATTTGATAGCTTTAAGTGGAGCTTTGATAGTGTTTTTATTTTATGCTATTTTTGCAGGAAGAGCTTTTTGTGCTTGGGTGTGTCCAGTTAATATCATCACAGATTTTGCTTATTATATAAGGGTGAAGTTAAGATTTAATCAAACTAAGATTTTTAATGTTCATAAAAATTTACGTTATTATGTGATGGGTTTTGTTTTGATTTTTTCTTTTCTTTTTTCCTATCCTGTTTTTGAGGAATTTTCTTACATAGGAATCATTCAAAGAGGGTTGATTTTTGGCGGTATTTCTTGGCTTTTTATAGCTTTGATAATCTTTTGTATTGATGCGTTTTTTAGTCCAAGATTTATTTGTTCACATTTTTGCCCTTTAGGGGCTTTTTGGGCTTTAAGTTCGCGTTTTTCACTGTTAAAAATCAAATATAACCTCCAAAAATGCACTCAATGCTACAAATGTCTTGGAGTATGTCCTGAAAAACAAGTACTTTGGATGATAGGTAAAGAAAATCAAAATGTAAAATCAGGAGAATGCATTAGATGTGGAAAATGTGTTGATGTTTGTGAGGATGATGCTTTAGGTTTTAGTATTATAAATTTAAGGAGAGAAAATGAAAAATAA
- the purU gene encoding formyltetrahydrofolate deformylase, translating into MNEYILKISSSDEKGLIYRISDVIFKYRINIVKNDEFVGENRFFFRAHLEGELDVKAFKGTLETMLSDDAHIEITSKRKKDIVVLATKETHCLGELLIRQFSGEFNANIKAVIANYDVLKPLVDKFNLPFHAVLAQDLSRQEHEEKILECLSQYEFDYIVLAKYMRILSPSFVERFEGRIINIHHSFLPAFIGANPYKQAYERGVKIIGATAHFVNNNLDEGPIITQDVIPVTHEYSWQAMQQAGRNVEKNVFSKALDLVFDDRIFIYENKTIVF; encoded by the coding sequence ATGAATGAATATATTTTAAAAATTTCAAGTAGTGATGAAAAAGGTTTGATTTATAGAATTTCAGATGTCATTTTCAAATACCGAATTAATATCGTAAAAAATGATGAATTTGTTGGGGAAAATCGTTTTTTCTTTAGAGCGCATTTAGAAGGAGAGCTTGATGTGAAAGCATTTAAAGGAACACTTGAGACGATGCTTTCTGATGATGCACATATAGAAATAACTTCAAAAAGAAAAAAAGATATTGTTGTTTTAGCTACTAAAGAAACGCATTGTTTGGGTGAGTTGTTGATTCGTCAATTTAGTGGTGAATTTAATGCAAATATCAAAGCAGTGATTGCAAATTATGATGTATTAAAGCCTTTGGTGGATAAATTTAACCTTCCTTTTCATGCGGTTTTAGCGCAAGATTTAAGTAGGCAAGAGCATGAAGAGAAGATACTAGAATGTTTAAGTCAATATGAGTTTGATTATATTGTTTTAGCAAAGTACATGAGGATATTATCTCCATCTTTTGTGGAGCGTTTTGAAGGAAGGATTATTAATATACATCATTCTTTTTTACCTGCTTTTATTGGTGCAAATCCTTACAAGCAAGCTTATGAGAGGGGAGTTAAAATCATTGGTGCAACTGCGCATTTTGTCAACAATAATCTTGATGAGGGGCCAATTATCACTCAAGATGTTATACCAGTAACACATGAGTATTCTTGGCAAGCTATGCAGCAAGCTGGTCGTAATGTAGAGAAAAATGTTTTTTCTAAAGCATTGGATTTGGTGTTTGATGATAGAATTTTTATTTATGAAAATAAAACTATTGTCTTTTAA
- a CDS encoding periplasmic nitrate reductase, small subunit, cytochrome c550 protein produces the protein MKNKIFLSLAAAVLISACGFAVKSVDSKDIGLRKTSLESENVELLDVKYSQALAGESVLIERSFENAPPLIPHTLEDMLPIVKDNNICLSCHDKAIAKDVGATALPSSHYFDLRKNKSTKDMVSEARFNCTQCHVPQSDAKPLVGNNFEAKFKNEELKRKSNFLEVLNEGVK, from the coding sequence ATGAAAAATAAGATCTTTTTATCCTTAGCAGCAGCTGTTTTAATAAGCGCTTGTGGATTTGCTGTTAAAAGTGTGGATTCAAAGGATATAGGTTTAAGAAAAACAAGTTTAGAAAGTGAAAATGTAGAATTGTTAGATGTAAAGTATTCTCAAGCTTTAGCAGGAGAATCTGTTTTGATCGAAAGATCATTTGAAAATGCTCCGCCATTGATTCCGCACACTTTAGAAGATATGCTTCCGATTGTAAAAGATAATAATATTTGTCTAAGCTGCCATGATAAGGCTATTGCTAAAGATGTGGGTGCTACAGCGCTTCCAAGTAGTCATTATTTTGACTTGAGAAAAAATAAGTCAACTAAAGATATGGTTAGTGAGGCAAGATTTAATTGTACTCAGTGTCATGTTCCACAAAGTGATGCAAAACCTTTGGTTGGAAATAATTTTGAGGCGAAATTTAAAAACGAAGAACTTAAAAGAAAATCAAATTTCTTAGAAGTCTTAAATGAAGGCGTGAAATAA
- a CDS encoding peptidase U32 family protein has product MIIPEIVSPAGNFIKLKIALAYGADAVYAGVSNFSLRARTARDFNYETFKEAINYTHTRGKKIYVTINGFHFSSQIEGLKRHILKLKEMKPDAFIVASVGAMRLVKDLAPEINLHVSTQANILNYLDAQVYKDMGAKRVVIARELGLKDTKDLKNNCDIELESFVHGSMCFAYSGRCLISSVQSGRMSNRGSCANDCRFNYELYAKNSETNTLFRLEEDENGTHVFNSKDLNLSSYIQKIMQENCIHAFKIEGRTKSEYYAALTTRTYKMAVEDVLQNTFDASKYEKEIHTLKHRGFTDGYLVSRAYEKTDSINHNTSIEEGTHQVHAISEDGEFFKCKGKIELGKEYEILAPVNSNIELGENKLGLIYENDGKKFIVFKQLLAKNNKDFSEIHSGNENEITLPFKLPEFSFLRRSVE; this is encoded by the coding sequence ATGATTATTCCTGAAATAGTTTCTCCAGCAGGTAATTTTATAAAATTAAAAATAGCATTGGCTTATGGAGCTGATGCTGTTTATGCAGGCGTGAGTAATTTTTCACTTCGAGCAAGAACTGCTAGAGATTTTAATTATGAAACTTTTAAAGAAGCTATTAATTATACTCATACAAGAGGAAAAAAAATTTATGTAACTATTAATGGTTTTCATTTTAGTTCACAAATTGAGGGTTTAAAAAGGCATATTTTAAAATTAAAAGAAATGAAGCCTGATGCTTTTATAGTGGCTTCTGTGGGTGCTATGCGTTTAGTTAAAGATCTTGCGCCTGAAATTAATCTACATGTGTCAACCCAAGCTAATATTTTAAATTATTTAGATGCTCAAGTTTATAAAGACATGGGAGCTAAGCGTGTTGTTATAGCAAGAGAACTTGGTTTAAAAGACACAAAAGATTTAAAAAATAATTGCGATATTGAGCTTGAAAGTTTTGTGCATGGTTCGATGTGTTTTGCTTATTCGGGTAGATGTTTAATAAGCTCAGTGCAAAGTGGACGTATGAGTAACCGTGGATCTTGCGCAAACGATTGCCGTTTTAATTATGAATTGTATGCAAAAAATTCAGAAACCAATACGCTTTTTAGATTAGAAGAAGATGAAAATGGTACACATGTGTTTAATTCCAAAGATCTAAATTTAAGTTCATATATTCAAAAAATTATGCAAGAAAACTGCATTCATGCTTTTAAGATTGAAGGAAGAACAAAAAGCGAGTACTATGCTGCTTTAACCACAAGAACTTATAAAATGGCAGTAGAAGATGTATTGCAAAATACTTTCGATGCGAGCAAATATGAAAAAGAAATTCATACTTTAAAACATAGAGGTTTTACAGATGGATATTTGGTTTCAAGGGCTTATGAAAAAACTGATTCAATTAACCATAATACAAGCATAGAAGAAGGCACGCATCAAGTGCATGCTATTAGCGAGGATGGGGAATTTTTCAAATGTAAAGGTAAAATAGAGCTAGGAAAAGAATACGAAATTTTAGCTCCGGTTAATTCTAATATAGAATTAGGGGAGAATAAACTAGGCTTAATCTATGAAAATGATGGTAAAAAATTTATAGTTTTTAAGCAATTATTAGCTAAAAATAATAAAGATTTTAGCGAAATTCATAGTGGTAATGAAAATGAAATTACGTTACCATTTAAGCTTCCAGAATTTAGCTTTTTAAGAAGGAGTGTTGAATGA
- a CDS encoding chaperone NapD — MNLSSVLILSKEEKISKLKEQIQNTPCCSVELIEEEKIIVVIESENLEDELKAYKQLEQLDGVVSINMVFSYQDLDEEREKILKSNFKSDAFDENLKKDDIEYYGNIFRKY; from the coding sequence ATGAATCTTTCTAGTGTTTTGATTTTAAGCAAAGAAGAAAAAATCAGCAAGTTAAAAGAACAAATTCAAAATACACCTTGTTGTAGTGTGGAATTAATTGAAGAAGAAAAAATCATCGTGGTGATTGAGAGTGAAAATTTAGAAGATGAGTTGAAAGCTTATAAGCAATTAGAGCAGCTTGATGGTGTGGTGAGTATCAATATGGTTTTTTCGTACCAAGATTTAGATGAAGAAAGAGAAAAAATTTTAAAGTCAAATTTTAAATCTGATGCTTTTGATGAGAATTTAAAAAAAGATGATATAGAATACTATGGCAATATTTTTAGAAAGTATTAA
- the napG gene encoding ferredoxin-type protein NapG, whose protein sequence is MNKRREFLAFTLKLLCIGSGSAFLASLALSSNQEYFLRPPGADDEKEFLSKCIRCGLCVRACPYDVLKLATVQDSAKNGTPFFVARENPCRLCEDIPCIKDCPTNALDHKYLEQKDGICKTKMGIAIIDSASCVAYWGIQCDACYRACPLIDKAIKLEAKRNERTAKHAFLLPVVDHEVCVGCGICEKACITQKPAIRVLPREFVLGKAGDNYIKGWDEKDEKRLQDVNTEKKFNQNKARDYLNDGELL, encoded by the coding sequence ATGAATAAAAGAAGAGAATTTTTAGCCTTTACATTGAAGCTTTTGTGCATAGGAAGCGGTAGTGCTTTTTTAGCAAGTTTAGCACTGAGTTCCAATCAGGAGTATTTTTTAAGACCACCTGGTGCTGATGATGAAAAAGAATTTTTGTCAAAATGCATACGATGTGGACTTTGTGTGAGGGCTTGTCCTTATGATGTTTTAAAATTAGCTACAGTGCAAGATAGTGCAAAAAACGGAACACCTTTTTTTGTAGCTAGAGAAAATCCTTGCAGGTTGTGTGAAGATATCCCTTGTATAAAAGATTGTCCAACAAATGCTTTAGATCATAAGTATTTAGAGCAAAAAGATGGAATTTGTAAAACAAAAATGGGTATAGCTATTATTGATAGCGCAAGCTGCGTGGCGTATTGGGGGATACAATGTGATGCTTGTTATAGAGCTTGTCCTTTGATTGATAAGGCGATTAAGCTTGAAGCAAAGCGTAATGAAAGAACCGCAAAGCACGCATTTTTGCTACCTGTGGTAGATCATGAAGTGTGTGTGGGTTGTGGAATTTGTGAAAAAGCTTGTATTACTCAAAAGCCAGCCATTAGAGTTTTGCCTAGGGAATTTGTTTTAGGAAAAGCTGGAGATAATTACATCAAAGGTTGGGATGAAAAAGATGAAAAGCGTTTACAAGATGTAAATACTGAAAAAAAATTCAACCAAAATAAGGCTAGAGATTATCTTAATGATGGAGAATTGCTATGA
- a CDS encoding multifunctional tRNA nucleotidyl transferase/2'3'-cyclic phosphodiesterase/2'nucleotidase/phosphatase, which translates to MQRLKIDLKNDQDFLRIKNILKPYTQRAYLVGGCVRNSFLDLSSDDYDIEIYDIQPELFDTLMQKLGANGVGKSFFVYKYKKFDLALARYENKISQGHKGFEVKVCNDEQEGAKRRDFTINAMMVNIFSFEFLDFFNGLKDLQAKTIRHIHDQSFIEDSLRVLRGIAFACRFDLKIASESLNLMHTMDINDLSRERINNELYKIFKTSRLNKAYEYFKILNLEEKIFFYQSFDMEFQKLLEQSQKLICDEALYLYLYLNFFHIDKNDFFKKTKLKKDLLKKCEQDFMLGKIDDFDLAKVALKIPLCEWLGLWSKERILQAKKLKLYKQTFTSKVKSEDLLREGFSGKELGGELEKRRLQELRNYIKEQE; encoded by the coding sequence TTGCAAAGATTGAAGATAGACTTAAAAAATGATCAAGATTTTTTAAGGATTAAAAATATACTCAAACCTTACACACAAAGAGCTTATTTAGTAGGTGGTTGTGTAAGGAATTCTTTTTTAGATTTATCAAGTGATGATTATGATATAGAAATTTATGACATTCAGCCTGAACTTTTTGATACACTTATGCAAAAACTTGGAGCAAATGGAGTAGGGAAGAGTTTTTTTGTATATAAGTATAAAAAATTTGACCTAGCTTTGGCACGTTATGAAAATAAAATTTCACAAGGACATAAGGGTTTTGAAGTTAAAGTTTGCAATGATGAACAAGAAGGAGCTAAGAGGAGAGATTTTACCATTAACGCTATGATGGTAAATATCTTTAGCTTTGAATTTTTAGATTTCTTTAATGGTTTAAAAGATTTGCAAGCAAAAACAATCAGACATATTCATGATCAAAGTTTTATAGAAGATAGCTTAAGAGTGCTTCGTGGAATTGCTTTTGCGTGTAGGTTTGATCTAAAGATTGCAAGTGAAAGTTTGAATTTAATGCATACTATGGACATTAACGATCTTTCAAGAGAACGCATTAACAATGAATTGTATAAAATTTTTAAAACTTCAAGATTAAATAAAGCCTATGAATATTTTAAAATTCTAAATTTAGAAGAAAAAATCTTTTTTTATCAAAGCTTTGATATGGAATTTCAAAAGCTTTTAGAGCAAAGTCAAAAGTTAATTTGCGATGAGGCTTTGTATTTGTATTTGTATTTAAATTTTTTTCATATAGATAAAAATGATTTTTTTAAAAAAACAAAACTAAAAAAAGATCTTTTAAAAAAATGTGAGCAAGATTTTATGCTGGGAAAAATTGATGATTTTGATTTGGCTAAAGTTGCTTTAAAAATACCCCTTTGTGAGTGGCTTGGACTTTGGAGCAAAGAGCGTATCTTGCAAGCTAAAAAATTAAAACTATATAAACAAACTTTTACAAGCAAGGTAAAGTCAGAAGATTTATTAAGGGAAGGCTTTAGCGGAAAAGAGCTTGGGGGTGAGCTTGAAAAAAGAAGATTACAAGAGTTAAGAAACTATATCAAGGAGCAAGAATGA
- the glnA gene encoding type I glutamate--ammonia ligase yields MGKFVNNIDEFFSYCQEHEVLFVDFRFTDMIGTWHHITYNIKAVDDKTFENGIPFDASSLHGWQPIEKSDMILKPDVESAFLDPFTADPTIIVICDVYDIYKNQMYEKCPRSIAKKAIQHLSTSNIADTAYFGPENEFFIFDNVKIVDSSHCAKYEVDTEEGEWNDNKDFTDSYNSGHRPRNKGGYFPVSPIDSSVDIRSEMVQVLERVGLKTFVHHHEVAQGQAEIGVEFGNLVEAADNVQIYKYIVKMVAHLNGKTATFMPKPLYGDNGSGMHVHMSLWKDGVNLFYDKEGYGKLSECAINYIGGILANARSVAAFTNPSSNSYKRIVPGFEAPCILTYSCQNRSASCRVPYGINEKSARVEIRFPDSTSNPYLAFTSLLMAGLDGIKNKTIPVGPMDENLFALTLDEIREKGIEQLPHTLRGSLEALIRKNAFLKPIMSDIFIDDYQHMKFETQVWPVEARPTAYEFKTCYSC; encoded by the coding sequence ATGGGTAAGTTTGTAAATAATATTGATGAGTTTTTTAGCTATTGCCAAGAGCATGAAGTTTTATTTGTTGATTTTAGATTTACTGATATGATAGGAACTTGGCATCATATTACTTACAATATAAAAGCGGTTGATGATAAAACTTTTGAAAATGGAATTCCATTTGATGCTAGTTCTTTACATGGATGGCAACCTATAGAAAAATCTGATATGATCTTAAAACCTGATGTTGAAAGTGCTTTTTTAGATCCTTTTACAGCAGATCCTACTATCATAGTAATTTGTGATGTATATGATATTTATAAAAATCAAATGTATGAAAAATGTCCAAGAAGTATTGCTAAAAAAGCCATACAACATTTAAGTACAAGCAATATCGCTGATACAGCTTATTTTGGCCCTGAAAATGAATTTTTTATTTTTGATAATGTAAAAATCGTTGATTCTTCTCATTGTGCAAAATATGAAGTAGATACTGAAGAAGGTGAGTGGAATGATAACAAAGATTTTACAGATAGCTACAACAGTGGACATCGACCAAGAAATAAAGGTGGATATTTTCCTGTAAGTCCTATTGATTCTAGTGTGGATATTAGGTCTGAGATGGTACAAGTTTTAGAAAGAGTGGGTTTAAAAACTTTCGTACATCATCATGAAGTAGCACAAGGACAAGCTGAGATTGGCGTAGAATTTGGAAATTTAGTTGAAGCTGCTGACAATGTGCAAATTTACAAATATATAGTAAAAATGGTAGCACATTTAAATGGAAAAACAGCAACCTTTATGCCAAAACCACTCTATGGGGATAATGGAAGTGGTATGCATGTACATATGAGCCTTTGGAAAGATGGGGTAAATTTATTTTACGATAAAGAAGGCTATGGAAAACTAAGCGAATGTGCGATTAACTACATCGGTGGGATTTTAGCTAATGCTAGAAGCGTGGCAGCCTTTACCAACCCTAGTTCAAATTCATATAAAAGAATAGTTCCAGGTTTTGAAGCTCCTTGTATATTGACTTATTCTTGTCAAAACCGTTCTGCAAGTTGTCGTGTGCCTTATGGTATTAATGAAAAAAGTGCAAGGGTTGAAATAAGATTTCCTGATAGCACTTCTAATCCTTACTTGGCTTTTACAAGTTTATTGATGGCAGGACTTGATGGTATCAAAAACAAAACCATACCAGTAGGCCCAATGGATGAAAATTTATTTGCACTTACTTTAGATGAAATTAGAGAAAAAGGGATCGAACAACTACCTCACACTCTAAGAGGCTCTTTAGAAGCACTCATTAGAAAAAATGCCTTCTTAAAACCTATAATGAGTGATATTTTTATTGATGATTATCAACATATGAAATTTGAAACTCAAGTTTGGCCTGTAGAGGCTAGACCAACTGCTTATGAGTTTAAAACCTGCTATTCTTGCTAA